A section of the Solitalea canadensis DSM 3403 genome encodes:
- a CDS encoding efflux RND transporter permease subunit, with amino-acid sequence MNKLIKAILSFALKNKYMVFFITLLIAAAGYISFKKISIEAFPDVTNTSVTIITQWPGRSAEEVEKFVTRPIEIAMNPTEKKTSIRSSSLFGLSIVKVTFEDDVDYAFARFQVNNHIADADLPEGIQPGIQPPYGPTGEIYRYTLTSNKKSIRELKTIQDWVVERELLAVPGVADIVSFGGEVKTFQITIDPSRAMQYGVMPLELYEAVSKSNINVGGDVIEQSGQAYVVRGIGILNNINEIKNIIVDNINGTPIYVHNIAEVTESSLPRLGQVGRDNDPDVVEGIIVMRKGENPSNVIKAVKAKITELNSNILPDDVKIKPFYDRETLVDFATHTVLHNMIEGIIFVTCIVLLFMADWRTTLIVSVIIPLALLFAFICLKLKGMSANLLSMGAIDFGIIIDGAVVMVEGIFVALDHKAKKVGMEKFNLLSKSGIIKRACLENGKGIFFAKLIIITGLLPIFTFEKVEGKMFSPLAWTLGFALLGALLLTFTLVPAMANVLLRKDVREHHNPVLAFTTSNFMRFFDWCFRMRKKMLIVSMVVLVAGVFSFKFLGTEFLPELNEGSIYVRATGPLSTSLDESVKLSNEMRKIFMGFDEVKQVLSQTGRPNDGTDATGFYNIEFHVDIYPQKEWKRKQTKEQLIERMQDRLKGFPGINLNFSQPIMDNVEEAVSGVKGSIVVKLFGDDFNYIEQEEEKMLSILKTVEGIEDLGILRNLGQPELQIRLNQQKMALYGVTAADANAVVEMAIGGKAASKIYEGERKFDLRIRYPEDYRNNDAEIAALRVPTLKGTKVPLGEIAEIKKIIGPSMIYRDKHKRYGAIKFSIRGRDMGSTIAEAQQKVNAAIKLPKDYKLEWAGDFENQQRATNQLSTAVPISLLVIFFILFVLFGNVKDSLLVLNNVPFAIMGGILALLITGINFNISAGIGFIALFGICVQNGVILITKFKHNIVELKHHPTWTFADALREGVETRMRPVIMTALMAAIGLLPAAMCTGIGSEASKPLAIVVIGGLITNTIFNLFVFPIVFYISYRKKVQKSLHVG; translated from the coding sequence ATGAATAAATTAATAAAAGCGATCCTGTCATTTGCTTTAAAAAACAAATACATGGTGTTCTTTATCACCTTGTTAATAGCGGCTGCAGGATATATCAGCTTTAAAAAGATTAGTATTGAAGCATTTCCGGATGTCACGAATACCTCTGTTACGATTATCACACAGTGGCCGGGGCGAAGTGCTGAAGAGGTAGAGAAATTCGTTACGCGGCCAATTGAGATAGCAATGAATCCAACTGAAAAGAAAACAAGTATTCGTTCTTCTTCATTATTTGGATTATCCATTGTAAAAGTAACCTTTGAGGATGATGTTGATTATGCCTTTGCTCGTTTTCAGGTAAATAATCATATCGCTGATGCTGATTTACCAGAAGGAATTCAACCAGGTATTCAGCCTCCTTATGGGCCGACCGGAGAAATCTATCGTTATACACTCACCAGTAATAAAAAATCAATACGTGAGCTAAAAACTATTCAGGACTGGGTGGTAGAGCGTGAACTATTGGCCGTTCCGGGTGTTGCCGACATAGTCAGTTTTGGCGGAGAGGTTAAAACCTTTCAAATTACCATTGATCCTTCAAGAGCCATGCAATACGGTGTTATGCCTTTAGAATTGTATGAAGCAGTTTCAAAAAGTAATATCAATGTTGGAGGTGATGTTATTGAGCAAAGTGGACAGGCTTATGTGGTTAGGGGCATCGGAATTCTTAATAATATTAATGAAATCAAGAATATCATCGTTGATAATATTAACGGAACACCAATCTATGTGCACAATATTGCAGAAGTTACCGAATCAAGTTTACCTCGATTAGGACAAGTGGGAAGAGATAATGACCCGGATGTGGTGGAGGGCATTATTGTGATGCGCAAGGGAGAAAACCCGAGTAACGTTATTAAAGCTGTAAAAGCGAAAATAACTGAGTTGAATAGTAATATCTTGCCGGATGATGTCAAAATAAAACCATTTTACGATCGTGAAACACTGGTTGATTTTGCTACTCATACCGTGCTTCATAACATGATCGAAGGGATCATTTTTGTGACTTGCATTGTCCTTTTATTCATGGCCGATTGGCGAACTACACTAATTGTTTCCGTTATCATTCCGCTTGCGTTGTTGTTTGCATTTATTTGTTTGAAGTTGAAAGGCATGTCGGCTAACCTACTTTCGATGGGGGCGATCGATTTCGGGATTATCATTGACGGAGCCGTCGTCATGGTTGAAGGAATATTTGTAGCGCTTGACCATAAGGCGAAAAAGGTAGGAATGGAAAAGTTTAATCTGCTTAGTAAGTCGGGCATCATTAAGCGAGCTTGTTTAGAAAACGGTAAAGGGATTTTCTTTGCAAAACTGATCATCATAACCGGTCTTCTTCCAATTTTTACATTTGAAAAAGTAGAGGGCAAAATGTTCTCTCCGCTGGCCTGGACTTTAGGGTTTGCATTGTTAGGTGCCTTGCTGCTTACGTTTACCTTGGTTCCTGCAATGGCTAATGTGTTGCTTCGAAAAGACGTAAGAGAACATCATAATCCAGTATTGGCATTTACCACCAGTAACTTTATGCGATTCTTTGATTGGTGTTTCCGTATGCGGAAAAAGATGTTGATTGTTTCTATGGTGGTATTAGTTGCTGGTGTTTTCTCCTTTAAATTCCTGGGAACGGAATTTTTACCTGAACTGAATGAAGGTTCTATTTATGTTCGTGCAACTGGTCCGTTGAGTACCTCTCTTGATGAATCAGTAAAGCTTTCGAATGAGATGCGGAAAATATTTATGGGGTTTGATGAAGTGAAACAAGTGCTTTCGCAAACAGGCCGGCCGAATGATGGTACTGATGCTACTGGTTTCTATAATATTGAGTTTCATGTAGATATATATCCACAGAAAGAGTGGAAACGCAAGCAAACAAAGGAGCAGTTGATAGAACGAATGCAGGATCGCTTGAAAGGGTTCCCTGGTATCAACCTGAACTTTTCTCAGCCTATTATGGATAATGTTGAAGAGGCTGTTTCAGGTGTTAAGGGTTCTATCGTTGTTAAGCTTTTTGGTGATGACTTTAATTATATCGAACAGGAAGAAGAAAAAATGCTCTCCATTTTAAAAACCGTTGAAGGGATCGAAGACTTGGGAATCCTTCGGAATTTAGGGCAGCCGGAACTGCAAATCCGGCTTAATCAGCAAAAAATGGCACTCTATGGAGTAACTGCAGCTGATGCAAATGCAGTGGTGGAAATGGCCATCGGAGGGAAAGCAGCTTCCAAGATCTACGAAGGTGAGCGCAAGTTTGATTTGCGCATACGTTATCCCGAAGATTATCGGAATAATGATGCAGAAATTGCAGCACTAAGGGTTCCGACTTTAAAAGGCACTAAAGTTCCATTGGGTGAAATCGCTGAAATTAAGAAAATAATTGGTCCAAGTATGATTTACCGCGATAAGCATAAACGATATGGTGCTATCAAATTTTCGATCAGAGGAAGAGATATGGGAAGTACAATTGCTGAAGCCCAACAAAAAGTGAATGCTGCCATCAAATTGCCAAAGGATTACAAACTCGAATGGGCAGGTGATTTCGAAAACCAACAGCGTGCTACCAACCAATTGTCGACAGCGGTGCCGATTAGTTTGCTGGTTATTTTCTTTATTCTTTTTGTTCTTTTCGGAAATGTAAAAGACTCTTTGCTAGTATTGAATAATGTGCCATTTGCCATTATGGGTGGAATTTTAGCCTTATTGATCACTGGCATTAATTTTAATATCTCAGCAGGTATTGGATTTATTGCCTTGTTCGGTATTTGTGTGCAAAATGGTGTAATTCTGATCACTAAATTCAAGCACAATATTGTTGAACTTAAGCACCATCCAACCTGGACGTTCGCTGATGCACTTCGCGAAGGAGTGGAGACGCGGATGCGTCCGGTTATCATGACCGCTTTAATGGCCGCTATTGGATTATTACCTGCCGCTATGTGTACAGGCATTGGCTCCGAAGCCTCTAAACCTTTGGCAATTGTGGTTATCGGAGGCTTAATTACCAATACAATATTCAACCTTTTTGTATTCCCAATCGTGTTTTATATCAGTTATCGAAAAAAGGTACAAAAGAGCTTACATGTAGGTTGA